In one Leptospiraceae bacterium genomic region, the following are encoded:
- a CDS encoding histone deacetylase: MTTAFILRKEFWKHDTGLYHPENSQRLTAIQERLESTSYFSKLNRLQGREATEEDLKLIHDSDYVSKALKRLSLGSGSFDADTPYSEGSYSAALLAAGAGLELADAILEGKAQNGFALVRPPGHHAETNRAMGFCFFNNVAITARYLQKSLKKIFIIDWDVHHGNGTQSSFYEDDTVFFFSSHQYPFYPGTGSFQEIGLGKGKDFTKNHPLQRGSGEDKILEIFSESLLKEIEKFQPEFILISAGFDAHKKDPLGGLEFSTSTFEKMTILVKKAAEEFCKGRIISFLEGGYDVSALSESVEAHLAVLNS; this comes from the coding sequence ATGACTACAGCTTTTATTCTTCGAAAGGAATTCTGGAAGCATGATACGGGTCTGTATCATCCGGAAAACAGCCAGAGACTGACAGCCATACAGGAAAGGCTCGAAAGCACCTCCTATTTTAGCAAATTAAACCGCTTACAGGGAAGAGAAGCCACTGAAGAGGATTTAAAACTCATTCATGATTCAGATTATGTTTCGAAGGCCCTGAAACGACTTAGTCTGGGTTCGGGAAGCTTTGATGCGGATACTCCCTATTCGGAAGGCAGCTACTCAGCAGCTTTATTAGCTGCTGGTGCCGGTTTAGAACTGGCAGATGCAATTCTCGAAGGTAAGGCCCAAAATGGCTTTGCCCTGGTTCGACCTCCCGGCCACCACGCGGAAACCAACAGGGCTATGGGATTTTGTTTTTTTAATAATGTAGCGATAACCGCTCGTTATCTACAAAAAAGCCTGAAAAAAATATTCATAATAGATTGGGATGTGCACCACGGAAATGGAACTCAAAGTTCTTTTTATGAAGATGATACGGTTTTCTTTTTTTCCAGTCATCAATACCCTTTCTACCCGGGTACAGGCTCTTTTCAGGAAATCGGTCTGGGAAAAGGGAAAGATTTTACAAAAAATCATCCCCTGCAAAGAGGAAGTGGAGAAGATAAAATTTTAGAAATTTTTTCTGAAAGCCTTTTGAAAGAAATTGAAAAATTTCAACCGGAGTTTATACTTATTTCTGCGGGATTTGATGCCCACAAAAAGGATCCGCTGGGAGGGTTGGAATTCAGTACATCTACCTTTGAAAAAATGACCATCCTTGTAAAAAAGGCTGCCGAAGAGTTTTGTAAAGGCAGAATCATTTCATTTCTTGAGGGTGGGTATGATGTTTCCGCCCTATCTGAATCTGTAGAAGCACACCTGGCTGTGTTAAACTCTTAA
- a CDS encoding helix-turn-helix transcriptional regulator — protein MDKEKYKELFTYLGMKQKDFAQKYGVQASNLSDIVNGRAKHLPIDVILKLNEEHGFSIKWLIQGTGQMLDVKSSNSLSEEEEIILNEVRKDPKLLRILKDLIVSLKKNL, from the coding sequence ATGGATAAAGAAAAATACAAAGAGCTATTTACATACCTTGGCATGAAGCAGAAAGATTTTGCTCAAAAGTATGGTGTCCAAGCTTCCAATTTAAGTGATATTGTTAATGGTAGAGCTAAACATCTCCCAATCGATGTTATTCTTAAACTAAATGAAGAGCATGGGTTTAGTATTAAATGGCTAATACAGGGAACCGGACAAATGCTGGATGTGAAAAGCAGTAATTCTCTTAGTGAAGAAGAAGAAATCATCCTTAATGAAGTCCGAAAAGATCCGAAACTATTGCGTATTTTAAAAGATTTGATTGTTTCCCTTAAAAAAAATCTGTAA